The Janthinobacterium tructae genome contains the following window.
AGCCGACAAGCCCGTCGCCGCACCGGAAATCATGGCGCCCAATAACCCCGCCTGCGCCTTGTCGATCGGCGCGCGCACGGCGAAATTTTCCCGTATCCGGCTATTGATCTTATGCGCATCGGTAGGATCGAGTTTGTGCAAGATCAATAGTTCACGCGTCGTTTCGCCGCTGTGCGTATTGAGCCGCGCCACCAGATTGGCCATCGCCTTTTCTTGCCTTTGCTGTTCAGCATTCTTGCCGATACCCACGACTTGCAAGGCCGATTTCAACAAGCCCTTGGACACGGGCTCGATGGCTTCGCGATCTTGGGCTGCCACCGCCAGCTGCGTGGCCAGCAAGCGCATGGCCTGCTGGAAACGTGCCGTATTCTGCGTTTGCCAGGCAGCAAACAGACGTGCATAGCCGGCTTGCTGCGACTGTGGCAACAACTTGCCCACGGCTTCGTAAAACACACGTTCATGCACCCAGCAGCGAGCAAAGGCATCGAGCGCCAGTACGTCGCGCACGATGGGATATTGCTGTAAATGCTCGCGCCAGCGCGCCTGCTCGCTGTGCTCCTCATTGCCCGGACGCGGCGGCCCCATCTGATTGAGCAAGACCACCACCGGCTTGCCCAGCCATTCGAGAATTTTCATTTCCGCCGGCAAGTAACCAGCATCCCTGGGGTTTTCCGAAGAATTCACCAGGTATAGCACCACGTCGGCCGCGTCCTTGGCCGTGCGCAACGCTTGCTGACTGAGCCAGAACGGACGGTCGCGATAACGGTCCAGCACTTCGCGCAGGAACCAGCCGATGGGATTACCCGACTGCCCGAGACGCTTGAGCAGGCGCACGGAGTCGCCAAAGCCAGGCGTGTCCCACAATTGCAAGGCATCGCCCTGCGGCGTGGCCAGCAAGGTGTGCGATTCCGCAAACACGGTCACGTGCGCGGCGTCGCGCACTTCGCCGATATCCACGCCCACCAGGGTGCGCGCCAACGTCGTCTTGCCATTATTCGTATGCGAAATCAGCGCAAACTGAATCTGCACCGCTTCATCCTGGACATCTTTATTCACATTCACACTCATGCTGCGGCCGATACTTTCAAGCCGACACCGGCGTCGAGCGGGTGCAAGGCGGGATTGAGCAAATTGACCAGGGTGGCCGTGGTTTGATGGAACTGGCAGAAATGTTGCCACAATGAAACTCTCTCCGCCAGACGCGCGCCGTTATCCGCCTGCTCGCCAGCGTGCTCCAAATAGCTGGACTCGTCGATCAGGACGGCGATGCCGCGTGTCGACGATTGCACCAGGTAATCGAGGAAGGCGCCGTGATTTTCCTTTTCAGGCGTCGCCGTCAGGTTGAACAGCACGGCCGTGATATTGACTTGCGGATCATTCAAGTCGGTACCGCGCAAGACCTCCTGCGGCTCTTCGCCATACGACGTCGATGGACGCAGCATCATGCGCCCCTGCTCGCCAAACAGCATGATGGACAACTGGCCCAGGCCCTTGTGGCGCGCCTCATCGACAGTAAAGCTGTACGGCAAGACGCGCAGCATGCCGCCCGTGGCCACACCGATGCTTTCATTGAGCTTGCGGAAATACGGTTGATCGAGATCCAGCGGAAAGTGCTTGGCCAGGCGCGCGGCGCGCCAATTGTTGACCAGGGCCAGGATCAGGCGGGGGACGACGACCAGCAGAAAAATCGTTGCCGCATACAAATGCACCCAGCGCGCGCCACCTTCCACGGTCGTCGTTTGCGGGAAACGCAGCGCTTCGATTTCCGCCAGCGAAAAACCTTGCAAATGAAACAGGGCAATCGCTGGCGCAAACAGGGTCGAAAGCAGGCTGTGCACCTGGCTGGCACTCAAAAAGGTGCTTTCCCAGCCGGCCGCGTATTGCGACAGGAAACCGCGCGCATACAGCGAGGCGACGGCGCCGATGGCAAACATGGCGGCGCTCAAATGAATGGTACGGCTCAGGCGCGCGGCCGTCAGCTTGGCGCTCAGGTGCGCCCATTCCCCCATGAAACTGAGCAAGCCCGAGGACAGGGCATGCGGCAGTTTGCGCGGCAAGGCCAGGCGGCCCACGCTCAGGTGGCGTACTAATCCAGCTTTTGGCCAGCCCAGGGAGTGCGAGGGGATGCATAGCCAGATCAGCAAGCTCAGGTAGACCAGCACATTCCAGGCGATGATCAGCAGCAAGGGCGCCGACAGCAGGTCGACGCGGTGCGGATCGGTGATGCGGTCGAGCCCGGCACCCAGCAGCAGGGCCAGCAATGGCAAGGTCAGCGCCAGGGTTTTCATGCCGTTGCGACGCTTCGCAAACGCAGCGAAGGCGGGGGTGCGCTCGGTGATGCGTTTGAGGATCAGCTCGGAGCGCTGTTGCAGGAAATCGTCACCAGTGACTTCGGCCTGCTTGCCCGAGGCTTGCCACTGCGCAAGCTCACGCGCGCTGCGGCTGGCATACATGCGGTCATCCTCGCTGAGGACTTCTTTTTTCTGATCGGCCGTTTCGATAGCACGGACCAATACCACTTCTCTCGCAATCTGCTCGTTCATGGTGCTCCTGTTTTTGTATGAAACGACAACTAGACAGGCAGATTGTGACGTACTTTTGTGTTTCAGGCCAACGCGTCCTCGGCCCGGAACAAATGATGCAGCAGATATATCAGGAAAGCAGCGATCCAGGCAGACCACAAGGTGTGCGTGAAAAATTGCGTACCTTGCAACTGCTGCTGCCAGCCTGCCGCCAAACCGCACAGCAGCATGATCGCTGCCAGCAGAAGCGCCATGCGTGGCCGTGCTGGCAGGCAGAACAATGGTAAGGCCAGCATCCACCAGGCAGTGTTTGCCTGGGTCGCCGGCAGGCAAGCCATGGCAGACGCACTGGCGGGTAATGTATCCAGCATGCGCGCGTAAGGTTCCAGTCCGCCATAGCGCAGCAAATCCGTGGGGCAAGGCACATCGCTGAAGGTAGAGAGCAAATAGATGCTTGGCGGCACCAAGACGGCCGACAGGGCCACGACACGCAAGGCACTGCGGCGTGATGCAAGCCAGGCCAGCGGACGCAAGGTATCCCAGAGGGCCAGGCCGATCACGGCGGCGCCAAGCAAGGTCATGCCAAACTGAAAACTGCCCACCAGCGCGCTGTCAGCGCCGGCAAATTGCCCACGCGTCCCATCAAACATACTGTCGGCGATCATGAGGTCGAGGTTGCTGTAATTGCCGATCCAGAGGATCAGCATGGCTGACAGCATCAGGAAGCTATCAATGCCTTTGGGAGTTTTGACGAGTTTAAGCTTGGCCAGCATGGGTGCACACATTACTTGATGAGATGAAAGGGACTGGCGGCACAGGACTGCAGCCATGGAAGTCATCGTACAGTGTCAATATGAAGAGAACATGACGCTGCCCGCCGTGCACAACACGGACGGGGCAAGACGCGCTTCCAGAATCACCTTACAAGTATCGGCATGAATTACGCGTCAACAGGGCGTTAAGTTTTCGTTAAGTGCTCGCAAAAAGCCGGCTTAGATGAAATCAATCCGCAGCATGGTGCCGCCAGCGGGGCGGACATTGAACGCCAGGTCCGCGCCCAGATACAGGCAGATGCGTTGAACCAGGCCCAACCCCAGACCTGTGCCGGATGAACCACTCAGATTGGCCGGTACGGGTTGATGCAGAAGCCGCGCGCGCGCTGCTTCGGGCAAGCCCGGCCCCGTATCCTCGACGATCAGCGCGCGTCCGGCCAGGCGCACGATCACTTCTCCCTGCAAGGTGTACTGGCAGGCATTGCGCACCAGGTTGCCAATCGCGGCGGCCAGCAATTCACGCGGAGCGTTGACCAGAAAGTCCTCGCCATCCGCGAACACCAGGGTAAGCGGTTTGCCTGCCGTATATGATTGACAGCGCAGGCATTCCTGGCGAGCCAGTTCCGCCACGGAGAGTGACGTGCACTCCAGCAATTCCGGCGCGCGCGCCAGGCGCAGCAGCACCGTCACGGAGTCGCTCGCTTCGTGCGCAGCCCGGTAGATCCGTTCGGAGGCGGAGCGCACCAGCGGGTCATCGCCGCCGTGTTCCATCAGGATTTCCGCCGCCCCCGTGATCACGGTCAGCGGCGTGCGCAATTCATGACTGACATCGCCCGTAAAAAAGCGTTCACGGTCAAGAACTTCGGTCAACTCCGCCGTACGTTCGGCAAAAGCGCGTGCCAATATCCCCAATTCATCGGCACTGTCCTGCAGTGGCAACGCCGCCTGTCCGGCCTTGACGGCCTGCGTCAGCGACATGATTGGCGTGATCAAGCGATTGGCGATGAAGGCGCCCAGCAGCGAAGCGCAAATCAGGAAACCGATAAAAGCGAGGGCAAACATGCTGTACACCACCAGCTCGATCTTTTCATACTCGGTGGCATGATCGATGACGACGAATTCCCCATGCACATCGCTGCCGACCAGCACGTGCAAATCGACACCGTCGACGGTTTTCTCGTGCATGCCGGGCGCCAGGCCACGCAAGGGCAACGGCGTATCTTCAGCGTGATGAAAGCTCAAGCCGGCTGGCATTTCGACAGACAAGCCGGCCGCATGCCTGGGTGAGGCCCAGGCCGCCACTTCTTTCAGGCGCTCGTCGACCAGGCGCACTTCGATGCCCTCGACAGCGATGGCGGCAATAATGGCAAAAAAGATGCTCGCCACAAGAGCAAACAGCAGGTAGGCAACGATGATGCGTCGCTTCAACGATTTAAACGGGCGCATCGCTACTCAATAATTTATAGCCGATGCCGGGAATGGTGCGCAGCATGGGAAAGGCATACGGTTTGTCGAGCACTTGCCGCAGCGCATGGATGTGCGTGCGCAGGGCATCGCTGTCGGGCCGGTCATCGCCCCAGACCTCATGCTCGAGCAGCTCGCGTGGCACCAGCTTGGGCGCTTCGTTCATCAGGCATTTCAGGATGATGTAACCGGTCCTAGTCAAGGTCAGGGTCTGGCCCGCGCGTCGGACTTCGAATTTTTCCGTGTCGAAACGCAGCTCACCCACAGCCAGCACGGCGGCCGCCGTCGTTTGCCCGCGCGCGCGGCGCAGCAAGGCTTTCAGCCGGATTTCCAGCTCCAGCAGCGAGAATGGCTTGACCAGGTAATCATCCGCGCCACTATCAAAACCGGCGACCTTGTCTTGCAGGGTATCGCGCGCCGTCAGCATCAGCACTGGCGTGCTATTACGCAATTCACTGCGCAGTTTCTGGCACAGTTCCAGTCCCGTCAGGCCGGGCAGCATGACGTCGAGCACGATCACATCGTATTCATGCTGGGCCAGCAAGGCCAGGCCGGCATAGCCATTCATGGCCGAATCGAGCACATGGCCCTTCGGTTCCAGATAGGCGTAGAGATTGGCAAGAATATCGGGGTTGTCTTCAATGATCAGAATGCGCATACCGCCATTGTAGGTCGGATTAGGCCGCAAGCCGTCATCCGACAGCACCACCAGCGCCAAACAAAACCGCCAGACGAAAAAAAACCCGGCCATTGCTAGTCGGGTTTTTCTCTACTGCGAATAACAAGCCTGACGATAACCTACTTTCACACTGGTTGCAGCACTATCATCGGCGCAAAGTTGTTTCACGGTCCTGTTCGGGATGGGAAGGGGTGGGACCAACTTGCTATGGTCATCAGGCATAACTTGTACTGGCATTTGTCCTCAGTTGAGCCACAAAGCCTGAATCTGGAAGAAGCAAAGATTGGGTAATGAATAGTAGTATCAACACACACGCAACGTTGTACCGTCTTATCCTCTGTACCTGCTAAGGTTATAGGGACAAGCCGTACGGGCAATTAGTACTGGTTAGCTTAATGCATTACTGCACTTCCACACCCAGCCTATCAACGTCCTGGTCTCGAACGACCCTTCAAAGAGCTCAAGGCTCTGGGAAATCTCATCTCAAGGCAAGTTTCCCGCTTAGATGCTTTCAGCGGTTATCTCTTCCGTATTTAGCTACCCGGCAATGCCACTGGCGTGACAACCGGTACACCAGAGATACGTCCACTCCGGTCCTCTCGTACTAGGAGCAGCCCCCTTCAAATTTCCAACGCCCACGGCAGATAGGGACCAAACTGTCTCACGACGTTTTAAACCCAGCTCACGTACCACTTTAAATGGCGAACAGCCATACCCTTGGGACCGGCTACAGCCCCAGGATGTGATGAGCCGACATCGAGGTGCCAAACTCCCCCGTCGATATGAACTCTTGGGAGGAATCAGCCTGTTATCCCCAGAGTACCTTTTATCCGTTGAGCGATGGCCCTTCCATACAGAACCACCGGATCACTATGTCCTACTTTCGTACCTGCTCGACTTGTCAGTCTCGCAGTTAAGCACGCTTATGCCATTGCACTATCAACACGATGTCCGACCGTATCTAGCGTACCTTCGAACTCCTCCGTTACACTTTAGGAGGAGACCGCCCCAGTCAAACTGCCTACCATGCACTGTCCCCGATCCGGATAACGGACCAAGGTTAGAACCTCAAACAAACCAGGGTGGTATTTCAAGGTTGGCTCCACGAGAACTAGCGTCCCCGCTTCAAAGCCTCCCACCTATCCTACACAGATTGGTTCAAAGTCCAATGCAAAGCTACAGTAAAGGTTCATGGGGTCTTTCCGTCTAGCCGCGGGTAGATTGCATCATCACAAACATTTCAACTTCGCTGAGTCTCGGGAGGAGACAGTGTGGCCATCGTTACGCCATTCGTGCAGGTCGGAACTTACCCGACAAGGAATTTCGCTACCTTAGGACCGTTATAGTTACGGCCGCCGTTTACTGGGACTTCAATCAAGAGCTTGCACCCCATCATTTAATCTTCCAGCACCGGGCAGGCGTCACACCCTATACGTCCACTTTCGTGTTTGCAGAGTGCTGTGTTTTTATTAAACAGTCGCAGCCACCAGTTTATTGCAACCCTTTCACCCTCATGGAGTAAACCAATCAAGCTACCGGGGCGTACCTTTTCCCGAAGTTACGGTACCAATTTGCCGAGTTCCTTCTCCCGAGTTCTCTCAAGCGCCTTAGAATACTCATCTCGCCCACCTGTGTCGGTTTGCGGTACGGTCTCGTATGACTGAAGCTTAGAGGCTTTTCTTGGAACCACTTCCGATTGCTTCGTGCACAAGTGCACTCGTCTCAACCCCTTGAATTCCGCACCCGGATTTGCCTAAGTGCCTTCTATGAGCCAAAAACCAACTATTCCAACAGTTGGACAACCTTCCGCGATCCGTCCCCCATCGCATCATACGACGGTGCAGGAATATTAACCTGCTTCCCATCAGCTACGCATCTCTGCCTCGCCTTAGGGGCCGACTCACCCTGCTCCGATGAACGTTGAACAGGAAACCTTGGGCTTACGGCGTGGAGGCTTTTCACCCCCATTATCGCTACTCATGTCAGCATTCGCACTTCTGATACCTCCAGCATCCTTTACAAGACACCTTCGCAGGCTTACAGAACGCTCTCCTACCATATATATCTGTGATAAATCACAGAACAATATCCGCAGCTTCGGTGACTGGCTTAGCCCCGTTACATCTTCCGCGCAGGACGACTCGATCAGTGAGCTATTACGCTTTCTTTAAATGATGGCTGCTTCTAAGCCAACATCCTGACTGTTTTAGCCTTCCCACTTCGTTTTCCACTTAGCCAATCTTTGGGACCTTAGCTGGCGGTCTGGGTTGTTTCCCTCTTGACGCCGGACGTTAGCACCCGACGTCTGTCTCCCAAGCTCGCACTCATCGGTATTCGGAGTTTGCAATGGTTTGGTAAGTCGCAATGACCCCTAGCCATAACAGTGCTCTACCCCGATGGTGATACTTGAGGCACTACCTAAATAGTTTTCGGAGAGAACCAGCTATTTCCAAGTTTGTTTAGCCTTTCACCCCTACCCACAGCTCATCCCCTAATTTTTCAACATTAGTGGGTTCGGACCTCCAGGGCGTGTTACCGCACCTTCATCCTGGCCATGAGTAGATCACTTGGTTTCGGGTCTACACCCAGCGACTGATCGCCCTATTCGGACTCGATTTCTCTACGGCTTCCCTATTCGGTTAACCTTGCCACTGAATGTAAGTCGCTGACCCATTATACAAAAGGTACGCAGTCACGGAACAAGTCCGCTCCTACTGTTTGTATGCACACGGTTTCAGGATCTATTTCACTCCCCTTCCGGGGTTCTTTTCGCCTTTCCCTCACGGTACTGGTTCACTATCGGTCGATTACGAGTATTTAGCCTTGGAGGATGGTCCCCCATATTCAGACAGGATGTCACGTGTCCCGCCCTACTTGTCGTACGCTTAGTATCACCGGTCTGATTTCGAATACGGGACTATCACCCGCTACGGTTCCTATTTCCAGAGGATTCTTCTATCAGTCCGACTATCACGTACAGGCTCTTCCCATTTCGCTCGCCGCTACTTTGGGAATCTCGGTTGATTTCTTTTCCTGCAGCTACTTAGATGTTTCAGTTCGCCGCGTTCGCCTTGCATACCTATGTATTCAGTATGCAATACCCTAAAAGGGTGGGTTGCCCCATTCGGAAATCTGCGGATCAAAGTGTGTTTGCTCACTCCCCGCAGCTTATCGCAAGCTACTACGTCCTTCATCGCCTGTAATCGCCAAGGCATCCACCATGTGCACTTATTCGCTTGTCCCTATAACGTTAGCCTCTCATCATTTGCATAATGAAAGAGCGCTACAGGGATAAGAAAGTACAACGTTGTTGCTTGTTTGTTGATACATACAATCATTACCCATCAAGTCGCCTCATGCATTGCTGCACGCATAGACTTGATCAATAAATAATCTTTACTTCTTCCAGATTGTTAAAGAACGAAACAGCTTTGATCGCTAAAAGATCAAATCTAAACCCAGCACCAAGGTGGCGTGGCTTACATTTGCACTTTCGAGTAAAACGTGGTGGAGGATGACGGGATCGAACCGACGACCCCCTGCTTGCAAAGCAGGTGCTCTCCCAGCTGAGCTAATCCCCCTGAGATTTTACTAATTAGCTGGTAGGGCTGGTTGGACTCGAACCAACGACCCCCGCGTTATCAACACGGTGCTCTAACCAGCTGAGCTACAGCCCCAACGCGGAACTACTACGACTACTGTTTCTTCTTAATTAAACAGCCGATAAGTGTGAACATTTGATGTGTGAATCAGTTACCTGATTCGTGCAAACTCTAGAAAGGAGGTGATCCAGCCGCACCTTCCGATACGGCTACCTTGTTACGACTTCACCCCAGTCACGAATCCTACCGTGGTAAGCGCCCTCCTTACGGTTAAGCTACCTACTTCTGGTAAAACCCGCTCCCATGGTGTGACGGGCGGTGTGTACAAGACCCGGGAACGTATTCACCGCGACATGCTGATCCGCGATTACTAGCGATTCCAACTTCATGCAGTCGAGTTGCAGACTACAATCCGGACTACGATACACTTTCTGCGATTAGCTCCCCCTCGCGGGTTGGCGGCGCTCTGTATGTACCATTGTATGACGTGTGAAGCCCTACCCATAAGGGCCATGAGGACTTGACGTCATCCCCACCTTCCTCCGGTTTGTCACCGGCAGTCTCATTAGAGTGCCCTTTCGTAGCAACTAATGACAAGGGTTGCGCTCGTTGCGGGACTTAACCCAACATCTCACGACACGAGCTGACGACAGCCATGCAGCACCTGTGTACTGGTTCTCTTTCGAGCACTCCCTGATCTCTCAAGGATTCCAGCCATGTCAAGGGTAGGTAAGGTTTTTCGCGTTGCATCGAATTAATCCACATCATCCACCGCTTGTGCGGGTCCCCGTCAATTCCTTTGAGTTTTAATCTTGCGACCGTACTCCCCAGGCGGTCTACTTCACGCGTTAGCTGCGTTACCAAGTCAATTAAGACCCGACAACTAGTAGACATCGTTTAGGGCGTGGACTACCAGGGTATCTAATCCTGTTTGCTCCCCACGCTTTCGTGCATGAGCGTCAATCTTGACCCAGGGGGCTGCCTTCGCCATCGGTGTTCCTCCACATATCTACGCATTTCACTGCTACACGTGGAATTCTACCCCCCTCTGCCAGATTCTAGCCTTGCAGTCTCCAATGCAATTCCCAGGTTGAGCCCGGGGATTTCACATCAGACTTACAAAACCGCCTGCGCACGCTTTACGCCCAGTAATTCCGATTAACGCTTGCACCCTACGTATTACCGCGGCTGCTGGCACGTAGTTAGCCGGTGCTTATTCTTCAGGTACCGTCATTAGCAAGAGATATTAGCTCTCACCGTTTCTTCCCTGACAAAAGAGCTTTACAACCCGAAGGCCTTCTTCACTCACGCGGCATTGCTGGATCAGGCTTTCGCCCATTGTCCAAAATTCCCCACTGCTGCCTCCCGTAGGAGTCTGGACCGTGTCTCAGTTCCAGTGTGGCTGGTCGTCCTCTCAGACCAGCTACTGATCGATGCCTTGGTAGGCTTTTACCCTACCAACTAGCTAATCAGATATCGGCCGCTCCACGAGCATGAGGTCTTGCGATCCCCCACTTTCATCCTTAGATCGTATGCGGTATTAGCGTAACTTTCGCTACGTTATCCCCCACTCTAGGGTACGTTCCGATATATTACTCACCCGTTCGCCACTCGCCACCAGAGCAAGCTCCGTGCTGCCGTTCGACTTGCATGTGTAAGGCATGCCGCCAGCGTTCAATCTGAGCCAGGATCAAACTCTTCAGTTTAATCTCTGTTACTTTGCCATTTTATTGGCACCGTCTTGCGACGGGTCGCTCACTCAAAAAACTGACAGGCCACTACTTGCGTAGCGCCTATTTCATTATTTCTTGTGAACATTTGATATTTTAAGTTAGACGCCAATCCGAAGATTGACGCTGCACTTACATCAAATGCCCACACTTATCGACTGTTAATTGTTAAAGAACTGTATTCGGTACTGCTTATTTGCTACTTTCGCGCTATCGACAAAGCGTTGTGTTTGTCAGCTGCGAAGAAGGAAGATTATGAAGCATTTCACTACATCCGTCAACTCCTTCTTTTCCTGCTCATCGCCGTTTCCGGTGATCCTCAAGTGCCGCAGTAACTGCGTCTCATTGGGGAGGCGAACTATAGCAAAGCGCCCCGCCAGTAGCAAGGCTTTTCCGGGGTATTTGCGGCCAACTGCTACAATTTCGCCCCCTCAGCGCAAATTCGCGTCCCACCATAGAAGATTCACCATGAAACAACAAGCTCAAGGATCAGGCCTGACCCTGAAACGAGCTGGCTTTACCACTGGCTTCGGCGTACTCGCCGCCACCCTCGGTTCCGCAGTCGGTCTCGGCAACATCTGGAAGTTCCCCTACCTGACGGGCGCCAATGGCGGCGCCGGCTTCCTGCTCATCTATTTACTCGCCACCTTATTAGTAGGCCTGCCCGTGATGATCGCGGAAATCACCCTGGGCCGCCGCGCCAAGGTTAATCCGATCTCCACCATGGAACAACTGGCGCCCAAGGGCAAACCCTGGTGGCTGGTCGGCGTCATCGGCATGATCGCCGCCTTCCTGATCGTCGCGTTTTACTCGGAAGTGGTGGGCTGGGTGTTTGCGTATATCGCCAAGGCCATCGATGGCTCCATCCTCAGCAGCGACAAGCTGGTGACGGAAGCGGCCTTCGCTTCACTGATCAGCAATCCCCTGCAGTCGCTGTTCTGGCAATGGGGCGTGCTGCTGTTTATCGGTGGCATACTGATGCTGGGCGTGACCAAGGGCATCGAGGCGATCGCCAAGAAACTCATGCCGCTGCTGTTCCTGTTACTACTGCTGCTATGTGCGGTCAGCCTGTCACTCGATAAAGCAGGTGAAGGCCTGGCCTTTTTGTTTCGTCCTGATTTTTCCAAGCTGACGGCTTCCGTCGTGCTGACGGCCATGGGCTTGGCTTTCTTTAAATTGTCCGTCGGCATGGGCACGATGATGACCTATGGCAGCTATTTCCGCGACGACCAGAATATCCCCGTGACCACGCTGCGCGTCATGGCGGCCGACCTCGGCGTATCGATGCTGGCCGGCATCGCCATCTTCCCTGCCGTGTTCACGTTTGGTTTCGCCCCCAGCGCGGGACCGTCGCTGGTGTTCATCACCATCCCGGCCGTGTTCTCGCAAATCCCGATGGGACAAGCGCTGATGGTGGTGTTCTTTATCCTGGCCGCCGTGGCCGCCACAGGCGCGATGCTGTCGCTGATGGAAGTACCGGTGGTGATTTTCCATGAGCGCTTCGGCTGGACGCGCACCAAGGCCACCGTAGTGACCATGCTGCTGCTGGCCGTGCTCGGTTCCGTATGCGCCCTGAGCAACAGCACCCTGGCGGACTTCAAGCTGTTTAATTTGAATATGTTTGACCTGTTCGACTTCGTCTCATCGAATATCTTCCTGCCCGTGGGCGGCATCGCGATTGCCTTGTTTACAGGCTGGGCCTGGGGCAAACAGCATTTCATCGAGGCGATCAGCAATCACGGCCAGTTGCAGAATAGAACTCTGGCGCATGTGCTGCTGTTCCTGCTGCGCTTTGTCTCGCCTGTATTGATCCTGATCGTGATGCTGAAAGGATTAAAGGTCTTCTAATCAGAGTACCCGGGTGTAGGTCTGGCGTACCAGCACCCGGTCGCCGCAATCGAAATGCCACCATTCGCTGTTGATGCCGAAGAAACCCGCCTGGAACATGGCGTCGCGCAACAAACGGCGATGCGCCACGTGTTCCTCGGTAATTTCTCCCTTTTCCA
Protein-coding sequences here:
- a CDS encoding DUF3482 domain-containing protein, whose protein sequence is MSVNVNKDVQDEAVQIQFALISHTNNGKTTLARTLVGVDIGEVRDAAHVTVFAESHTLLATPQGDALQLWDTPGFGDSVRLLKRLGQSGNPIGWFLREVLDRYRDRPFWLSQQALRTAKDAADVVLYLVNSSENPRDAGYLPAEMKILEWLGKPVVVLLNQMGPPRPGNEEHSEQARWREHLQQYPIVRDVLALDAFARCWVHERVFYEAVGKLLPQSQQAGYARLFAAWQTQNTARFQQAMRLLATQLAVAAQDREAIEPVSKGLLKSALQVVGIGKNAEQQRQEKAMANLVARLNTHSGETTRELLILHKLDPTDAHKINSRIRENFAVRAPIDKAQAGLLGAMISGAATGLSADLISGGLTLGTGALLGGVVGALTFAGAAWGFNSGTDRNEPTMQFTDAFLRTLVVAGVLRYLAVAHFGRGRGNFVESEAPAFWQDEVEQAVARHDAALLELWKDLRREKSPEQAAERVTPVIAAITSDTLARLYPAVARLV
- a CDS encoding DUF2868 domain-containing protein, whose amino-acid sequence is MNEQIAREVVLVRAIETADQKKEVLSEDDRMYASRSARELAQWQASGKQAEVTGDDFLQQRSELILKRITERTPAFAAFAKRRNGMKTLALTLPLLALLLGAGLDRITDPHRVDLLSAPLLLIIAWNVLVYLSLLIWLCIPSHSLGWPKAGLVRHLSVGRLALPRKLPHALSSGLLSFMGEWAHLSAKLTAARLSRTIHLSAAMFAIGAVASLYARGFLSQYAAGWESTFLSASQVHSLLSTLFAPAIALFHLQGFSLAEIEALRFPQTTTVEGGARWVHLYAATIFLLVVVPRLILALVNNWRAARLAKHFPLDLDQPYFRKLNESIGVATGGMLRVLPYSFTVDEARHKGLGQLSIMLFGEQGRMMLRPSTSYGEEPQEVLRGTDLNDPQVNITAVLFNLTATPEKENHGAFLDYLVQSSTRGIAVLIDESSYLEHAGEQADNGARLAERVSLWQHFCQFHQTTATLVNLLNPALHPLDAGVGLKVSAAA
- a CDS encoding acid phosphatase, with translation MLAKLKLVKTPKGIDSFLMLSAMLILWIGNYSNLDLMIADSMFDGTRGQFAGADSALVGSFQFGMTLLGAAVIGLALWDTLRPLAWLASRRSALRVVALSAVLVPPSIYLLSTFSDVPCPTDLLRYGGLEPYARMLDTLPASASAMACLPATQANTAWWMLALPLFCLPARPRMALLLAAIMLLCGLAAGWQQQLQGTQFFTHTLWSAWIAAFLIYLLHHLFRAEDALA
- a CDS encoding sensor histidine kinase, with translation MRPFKSLKRRIIVAYLLFALVASIFFAIIAAIAVEGIEVRLVDERLKEVAAWASPRHAAGLSVEMPAGLSFHHAEDTPLPLRGLAPGMHEKTVDGVDLHVLVGSDVHGEFVVIDHATEYEKIELVVYSMFALAFIGFLICASLLGAFIANRLITPIMSLTQAVKAGQAALPLQDSADELGILARAFAERTAELTEVLDRERFFTGDVSHELRTPLTVITGAAEILMEHGGDDPLVRSASERIYRAAHEASDSVTVLLRLARAPELLECTSLSVAELARQECLRCQSYTAGKPLTLVFADGEDFLVNAPRELLAAAIGNLVRNACQYTLQGEVIVRLAGRALIVEDTGPGLPEAARARLLHQPVPANLSGSSGTGLGLGLVQRICLYLGADLAFNVRPAGGTMLRIDFI
- a CDS encoding response regulator transcription factor; this translates as MRILIIEDNPDILANLYAYLEPKGHVLDSAMNGYAGLALLAQHEYDVIVLDVMLPGLTGLELCQKLRSELRNSTPVLMLTARDTLQDKVAGFDSGADDYLVKPFSLLELEIRLKALLRRARGQTTAAAVLAVGELRFDTEKFEVRRAGQTLTLTRTGYIILKCLMNEAPKLVPRELLEHEVWGDDRPDSDALRTHIHALRQVLDKPYAFPMLRTIPGIGYKLLSSDAPV
- a CDS encoding sodium-dependent transporter — encoded protein: MKQQAQGSGLTLKRAGFTTGFGVLAATLGSAVGLGNIWKFPYLTGANGGAGFLLIYLLATLLVGLPVMIAEITLGRRAKVNPISTMEQLAPKGKPWWLVGVIGMIAAFLIVAFYSEVVGWVFAYIAKAIDGSILSSDKLVTEAAFASLISNPLQSLFWQWGVLLFIGGILMLGVTKGIEAIAKKLMPLLFLLLLLLCAVSLSLDKAGEGLAFLFRPDFSKLTASVVLTAMGLAFFKLSVGMGTMMTYGSYFRDDQNIPVTTLRVMAADLGVSMLAGIAIFPAVFTFGFAPSAGPSLVFITIPAVFSQIPMGQALMVVFFILAAVAATGAMLSLMEVPVVIFHERFGWTRTKATVVTMLLLAVLGSVCALSNSTLADFKLFNLNMFDLFDFVSSNIFLPVGGIAIALFTGWAWGKQHFIEAISNHGQLQNRTLAHVLLFLLRFVSPVLILIVMLKGLKVF